In the Candidatus Nanopelagicales bacterium genome, AAATCGTTGTGGGGGCGGGCAAGGTACTGCAGACGCCGCGGGGAGCCGTCTACTGCGTCAGCCAGCGCGCGGAACACGTCTGGGAGGGCATCTCCAGCGCGACCACCCGATCGCGCCCGATCATCAACACTCGCGACGAACCGCACGCGGACGCCGAGCGGTTCCGACGGCTGCACATCATCGTCGGGGACTCGAACATGAGCGAAACCACGACGATGCTCAAGGTCGCCGCCACGGACCTCGTGTTACGGATGCTTGAGGACGGGGGTTCCGTACGTGACATGACGCTGGAGAACCCGATCCGCGCGATCCGGGAGATCAGTCACGACATCACGGGCAAGAGCACCGTGCGGCTGGCGAACGGGCGGGAACTGTCAGCGCTCGACATCCAGTGGGAGTACTTCACGCGATGCCAGGCATATGCGGAACGCACCGGACTCGTGACGGTCCCGATCTACGAGCGCAGCCTGGACCTGTGGCAGCGTGCGCTGACCGCCGTCGAGACCCAGAACTACGACCTGGTCAAGGGCGAGATCGACTGGATGATCAAGTGGAACCTGCTCGAGCGCTACATGGCGCGGCATTCGATGAGTCTGTCCAACCCCCGCATCGCGATGCTCGACCTCGCCTATCACGACATCTCCCGGACCCGAGGCCTGTACTACCTGCTCGCGGCCAAGGGACAGGTCGCGCGAGTGTGCAGCGACGTTGAGGTGTTCGAGGCCAAGTCGATTCCTCCACAAACGACCCGCGCCAAGTTGCGGGGCGACTTCATCCGCCGCGCTCAGGAGCGCCGCCGCGACTACACCGTCGACTGGGTGCACCTGAAACTGAACGACCAGGCCCAGCGCACAGTGTTGTGCAAGGACCCGTTCCGTGCCATGGATGACCGCGTCGAGCGACTCATCGAGGGGATGTGACCCGCCTGCCCGGATCCCATGGACCGGGGCGGTAGGGTCCTGCCATGCGTACGTCGATGAAGTTGCTCGTCCCCATGGCCGCGCTGGCGTTGTTGGCCGCCGGCTGCTCGTCCAACACCAAGGAGGCGGAGACGAACACCTCCGCGTCCCCCGAAGCCTGCAGCTTCGACAAGACCGTCGACGGCGTGACTGCGATCCAGCAGGCCGCCTCCGCTCCCGAACTCGTCGTCGCCCAGGGTGCGAAGCCACCCCAGCAACTGGTGGCCGAAGACCTGTGCCCTGGTGAGGGTGTCGCTGCCACGCCGACCGACACGGTCACCGTCGACTACGTCGGGGTTGGATACAAGAGCCGCAAGGTGTTCGACTCGTCCTATGAACGGGGCCAACCGGCCACCTTCCCGCTCAGTGGCGTCATCCCCGGCTGGACCGAAGGGGTCTCCGGCATGAAGCCCGGTGGCGCCCGGCTGCTGCTGATCCCGGCCGACATGGCATACGGCAGCCAAGGCACACCGGACGGATCGATCGCGCCCGACGAAGCCCTGGCGTTCATCGTCGAGATGGAGAGCATCGCGTCCGCCTCGACCCCGCCGTCACCCTGATCCGACAGAACCCCTGAACAGCACGCCCGATTTGGGCGCTGTGCCCTGTCGTGTCCTGCCCGAACGGACGAAACCGAGCCAATTCGCCGGGCATCGCACCGGGAACCCCGCAATGCTGCGATTGTCGATCCAATTCCGAACGGCGGGAGTGACTGAAGGAGGCACGGCGATGACGACGATCAAGGCCACCTGCCCCACCTGCGGTGACATCGACCTCAAGCCTCGCGACATCCGTGTGGTCACCGCACCGGCGGCGGGTTGGGCCACCTACGCGTTCACATGCCCCAGTTGCGAGGATGACATCACCAAGAGCGCTGACGACGAAGTCGTCACGCTCCTGCGCGGGGCGGGTGTGACCGTCGAACGCATCCATGTCCCCGCCGAAGCTCTGGAGTTGCACTTCGGGCCCGCGATCGCCGCGGATGACCTGATCGACTTCGGATTGACCCTCGGGTCGTCCGATACGCTCGTCGAAGTCCTGACATCGGAGACTTCACCCGGTCGTTGACGCGGGATTGCCCGCACATCGCTACGACGGTTTACTCTGGATGGCGCAGAGCGGTCTGGGTTAACTGCGCAGAGAGGGACGAGCATGCGTTTTCCGCAGGGAGCCGAGTGGCTCATCATCCTGGTGCTGATCCTGCTGTTGTTCGGTGCCAAGCGCCTCCCGGACATGGCCCGCAGCCTGGGTCGGTCCGCCCGCATCCTCAAGTCCGAGACCAAGGGCCTGCGTGACGATGAGAACGCCGACGCGCAGGGCGCCGACCAGCAGGCACTGCCGGCGGCTCCGCCTGCTCCGGCGACTCCGGCGCCTCCCGCGCCCCCTGTGGCCCAGGCCACCGAGGAGCAGACGAAACCGACTGCGTCCTGATCGCCGCCATGCAGCGGCGCCGGCCCCAGATGGCTCCCGACGGCACCATGCCGCTGGCGGACCACCTCACAGAGCTTCGCAACCGGCTGTTCAAGGCGGTTCTGGCCATCACAGTCGGGTCGGTCGCGGCCTGGTTCTTCTATCCGCAGATCTTCGCTTTCATCTCCGAGCCCTTCGTCTCGGTTGTCGATGAAGCGCGCGCCAACGGTCAAGACGTCCAGTTGGCCCTGACCGGAGTGGTCGATCCGTTCGTTCTTCAGTTGCAGGTCACCGTGGTGGCCGGGATGCTGCTGTCCGCCCCGATCTGGCTGTATCAGGTCTGGCGCTTCGTGACGCCGGGCCTGCACCGCAATGAACGGCGCTGGTCGATGATCGTGGTCCTGACCGCGACACCATTGTTCTTCGCGGGAGCCGCCCTGGCGTACGTGTTCATGCCGCAGGCACTCGGCTTCCTGCTGGGGTTCACGCCACAGAACGTCAGCAACATCGTCGATGTGTCCCGCTACGTCAGTTTCTTCCTCAACACAGTCATCGTGTTCGGCATCGGGTTCCTGCTTCCGTTGTTCGCGCTGCTGCTCAACCTCGCTGGAGTGCTGCCCGCGAAGGTGCTGGTCGGCGCCTGGCGCTGGATTCTGCTGGGAACCATCGTGTTCGCCGCGGTGGCCACTCCCGACGGGAACCCCTTCACGATGATGATGCTCGCGCTGCCCATCATGGTGCTGCTGATGGTCGTCATGGCGATCGCATGGCTGAACGATCGACGCTCGGGGCGGCATTCCCTGGGGGACACCCTCGCTGACGATGAGGCGTCGACCATCGACGACGTCACTCCCATCGATTGAGGCTGTCCAGTTGCCGCGATTCCGCTCCGGAACCCCATAGGCTTCCGCGTATGACTTTGACCGTTGGCGTCGTGATCAACCCCCTGTCCGGCAAGGGCAAGGGAGGCAAGTACGCGGCTGAACTGGGTGCCATGCTGCACCGGCGTGGAATCGACGCGGCTCTGCTCGTGGCGGGCTCCGCCGAGGAGGCGCTGGCGATGGCCCAACAGGCGGTGGCCGACGGGGTCGATGCCCTGATCGCGGCGGGCGGGGACGGCACCATCAACCTCGCGGTTCAGGCAGTCGCCGAGACTGACACGCCGCTCGGCGTCATTCCGCTGGGGACCGGGAACGACAATGCGCGTCTGCTGGACCTTCCACTCGACGACATCGAGGCCTGTGTCGACGTGATCGCCGACCGTTCGGTCCGCTCGGTCGATCTGGGCCATGTCTCCACTGCCGATGGCGTCCAGAGGTGGTTCCTGGGGGTGCTGTCCAGCGGTTTCGACTCGTGTGTGAACGAGCGGGCCAATCGGATGAGTTGGCCGAAGGGCGAAGCCCGCTACCTCGTGGGGATCGTCGCCGAACTGCGAACGTTCAAGCCGGTTCCCTACACGGTGGTGGTCGATGGCCAGGAGATCCGCGACAAGGGAATGCTCGTGGCCGTGGGCAATGGAACGTCCTACGGGGGCGGGATGAATGTCTGCGCGGGAGCCCTGCCCGACGACGGTGAACTGACCCTGACCTGGTTGCACGAGGTCGGCAAAGTGGAGTTCCTGCGCGTGTTCCCATCCGTCTACAAGGGAACCCATGTGAACCACCACGCGGTCTCTCAGATGAACGGCCGCGAGATCACCCTGGATGCGCCCGGTCAGATCGTCTACGCCGACGGCGAGCGGATCGGACCTCTGCCGGCCACCGTCACCGTCCGCCCGGGTGCGCTGAAAGTCATCGTGCCGCGGGACAGCGAACTCGGTGCCTGAGCGTCCGCGGCAATAGGCTGCGAACATGTCCAGCCCGGCCGAGCGATACGCCGCCGCGAAGAAGAGAGTCAGTGGACCCCGAGCCGCGCTGGCTGCCTTCGAACAGCTCTACGATTTTCCGCTGGACCCGTTCCAGATCGCTGCTTGCGAAGCCTTGCAGGGCGGACGAGGGGTGCTGGTGGCTGCCCCCACCGGTGCC is a window encoding:
- a CDS encoding diacylglycerol kinase, with amino-acid sequence MTLTVGVVINPLSGKGKGGKYAAELGAMLHRRGIDAALLVAGSAEEALAMAQQAVADGVDALIAAGGDGTINLAVQAVAETDTPLGVIPLGTGNDNARLLDLPLDDIEACVDVIADRSVRSVDLGHVSTADGVQRWFLGVLSSGFDSCVNERANRMSWPKGEARYLVGIVAELRTFKPVPYTVVVDGQEIRDKGMLVAVGNGTSYGGGMNVCAGALPDDGELTLTWLHEVGKVEFLRVFPSVYKGTHVNHHAVSQMNGREITLDAPGQIVYADGERIGPLPATVTVRPGALKVIVPRDSELGA
- the tatC gene encoding twin-arginine translocase subunit TatC; protein product: MQRRRPQMAPDGTMPLADHLTELRNRLFKAVLAITVGSVAAWFFYPQIFAFISEPFVSVVDEARANGQDVQLALTGVVDPFVLQLQVTVVAGMLLSAPIWLYQVWRFVTPGLHRNERRWSMIVVLTATPLFFAGAALAYVFMPQALGFLLGFTPQNVSNIVDVSRYVSFFLNTVIVFGIGFLLPLFALLLNLAGVLPAKVLVGAWRWILLGTIVFAAVATPDGNPFTMMMLALPIMVLLMVVMAIAWLNDRRSGRHSLGDTLADDEASTIDDVTPID
- a CDS encoding FKBP-type peptidyl-prolyl cis-trans isomerase; amino-acid sequence: MRTSMKLLVPMAALALLAAGCSSNTKEAETNTSASPEACSFDKTVDGVTAIQQAASAPELVVAQGAKPPQQLVAEDLCPGEGVAATPTDTVTVDYVGVGYKSRKVFDSSYERGQPATFPLSGVIPGWTEGVSGMKPGGARLLLIPADMAYGSQGTPDGSIAPDEALAFIVEMESIASASTPPSP
- the pafA gene encoding Pup--protein ligase — encoded protein: MDRRIYGIETEYGVTCTFNGQRRLSPDEVARYLFRRVVSWGRSSNVFLRNGSRLYLDVGSHPEYATAECDDIKELVVQDRAGERILEGLLVDAERRLREEGIAGDIYLFKNNTDSAGNSYGCHENYLVARVGEFGRLADALLPFLISRQIVVGAGKVLQTPRGAVYCVSQRAEHVWEGISSATTRSRPIINTRDEPHADAERFRRLHIIVGDSNMSETTTMLKVAATDLVLRMLEDGGSVRDMTLENPIRAIREISHDITGKSTVRLANGRELSALDIQWEYFTRCQAYAERTGLVTVPIYERSLDLWQRALTAVETQNYDLVKGEIDWMIKWNLLERYMARHSMSLSNPRIAMLDLAYHDISRTRGLYYLLAAKGQVARVCSDVEVFEAKSIPPQTTRAKLRGDFIRRAQERRRDYTVDWVHLKLNDQAQRTVLCKDPFRAMDDRVERLIEGM
- the tatA gene encoding Sec-independent protein translocase subunit TatA, coding for MRFPQGAEWLIILVLILLLFGAKRLPDMARSLGRSARILKSETKGLRDDENADAQGADQQALPAAPPAPATPAPPAPPVAQATEEQTKPTAS